A window from Centropristis striata isolate RG_2023a ecotype Rhode Island chromosome 4, C.striata_1.0, whole genome shotgun sequence encodes these proteins:
- the LOC131969900 gene encoding vomeronasal type-2 receptor 1-like — MPMVLTPAMLLTQKMSALSAPCGNFGMAQLYSKQWKQVQCFADTFWKRWKGEYLSTLQSRRKWTKDKPNVKEGDVVLLKDSQAHRNEWPLGLVVKTLPSSDNRVRKVEVRIVKDGTPKILMQLKKVNFSQNGYDVSFDANGDPVATYELVNWQKTESGNIELVTVGHYDASLLVGREFRINRNLTWVDGSTQVPVSVCSHSCPPGTHKVLQKGKPICCNDCLPCPEGEISNATVKNLTTYKERIILECALGSAVRFWAVLGYIGLLAVFCFVLAVLARKLPDNFNEAKLITFSMLIFCAVWITFIPAYVSSPGKFTVAVEIFAILASNSGGMEITALSISLILSLGLCELNSALALNISGAGVSSEAATVKCKLQGTTRLPAFSVDGDYIIGGVFAIHYKVHTVENNYTYMPEPLRCKGRLRLSQAMIFAIEEINNSTELLPGIRLGYQIYDSCASVPVAVHVAFQLSSGLDPVFYTGDNCSQSGMVMAVVGGPGSTSSISMSHIIEPFNIPQVSYFATCACLSDKQQYPSFFRTIPSDQFQADALAKLVKHFGWTWIGAVRSDSYYGNNGMASFLAAARREGICVEYSEAFYRTNPRSRIQRVADVVRRSTAMVVVAFTSPADLKILLEELSLEPFSPRVWIGSESWVTDPDMLRFSFCAGAIGFGIEQSVIPGLRDFLLDLSPSKVAASPLLTEFWEDVFNCRLRKSADTNERVCDGSEDLQTYRPYTDTSQIRIANMVYKAVYAIAHAIHNAVCQKKSTIHCEKFSRIESEEVLMQLKKVNFSQNGYDVSFDANGDPVATYELVNWQKTESGNIELVTVGHYDASLPVGREFRINRNLTWVEGSTQVPVSVCSDSCPPGTRKVLQKGKPICCYDCLPCPEGEITNATDSPDCFPCLKEFWPNAERDTCLPKPVEFLSFNEVLGIILAAFSVGGACLAITTAVVFYRHRTSPIVRANNSELSFLLLFSLTLCFLCSLTFIGAPSEWSCMLRHTAFGITFVLCMSCVLGKTIVVLMAFRATLPGSNVMKWFGPTQQRMTVVSLTFIQVIICTIWLVLNPPFPIKNLTTYKDRIILECALGSAVGFWAVLGYIGLLAVFCFVLAVLARKLPDNFNEAKLITFSMLIFCAVWITFIPAYVSSPGKFTVAVEIFAILASSFGLILCIFAPKCFIILFKPEKNTKKHLMNKNQS, encoded by the exons ATGCCTATGGTGCTCACCCCAGCGATGCTCCTTACTCAAAAGATGAGTGCACTTTCAGCCCCCTGTGGAAACTTTGGCATGGCTCAGTTGTATAGCAAGCAGTGGAAACAAGTCCAGTGTTTTGCTGACACGTTTTGGAAGAGATGGAAGGGAGAGTATCTGTCTACTCTACAGAGTCGCAGAAAGTGGACAAAAGACAAGCCGAATGTCAAAGAAGGAGATGTTGTCTTGCTGAAAGACAGCCAAGCCCACAGGAATGAATGGCCACTGGGACTGGTGGTTAAGACTTTGCCAAGCAGTGACAACAGAGTCCGCAAGGTTGAGGTGCGGATCGTGAAGGATGGGACACCTAAG ATTCTCATGCAGTTAAAGAAAGtaaatttttctcaaaatggttATGATGTGTCATTTGATGCCAACGGGGATCCTGTGGCCACATATGAGCTGGTGAACTGGCAAAAAACTGAGAGTGGCAACATTGAGTTGGTGACAGTGGGACACTACGATGCATCACTGCTGGTGGGCCGGGAGTTCCGTATCAACAGGAACCTCACCTGGGTGGATGGCAGCACACAA gtccctgtgtcagtgtgctcTCACAGCTGTCCTCCAGGAACTCATAAagtgctgcagaaaggaaaaccCATCTGCTGTAATGATTGTTTACCATGTCCTGAAGGAGAGATTAGCAATGCTACAg TGAAAAACCTCACAACATACAAGGAGAGGATCATCCTGGAGTGTGCATTAGGCTCAGCTGTTCGGTTCTGGGCTGTGCTCGGGTACATCGGCCTGCTGGCTGTCTTTTGCTTTGTGTTAGCTGTCCTGGCTCGGAAACTACCTGATAATTTTAATGAAGCCAAACTGATCACCTTTAGCATGCTGATATTCTGTGCAGTCTGGATCACCTTTATCCCTGCTTATGTCAGCTCTCCTGGGAAATTCACTGTGGCTGTGGAGATATTTGCTATTCTGGCCTCCA ACAGTGGAGGGATGGAGATCACTGCTCTCTCTATTAGCCTGATCCTGTCTCTGGGTCTGTGTGAGCTGAACTCAGCTCTTGCCTTGAATATTTCTGGTGCTGGGGTCAGCTCTGAGGCTGCAACTGTAAAATGTAAGCTCCAGGGTACCACTCGTCTACCTGCTTTCTCAGTGGATGGTGACTACATTATTGGTGGTGTTTTCGCTATACATTACAAGGTGCACACAGTGGAGAATAACTACACCTACATGCCTGAGCCACTGAGGTGCAAAGGGAG ACTGCGACTTTCACAGGCAATGATCTTCGCCATCGAGGAGATTAACAACAGCACGGAGCTGCTGCCGGGCATCAGACTCGGTTATCAGATCTACGACTCGTGCGCCTCGGTGCCCGTGGCGGTGCATGTGGCATTCCAGCTTTCCAGCGGCCTGGACCCGGTGTTTTACACCGGCGACAACTGCTCACAGTCGGGTATGGTGATGGCAGTTGTTGGTGGGCCTGGGTCCACGTCATCCATCAGCATGTCTCACATCATTGAGCCTTTTAACATCCCTCAA GTGAGCTACTTTGCCACTTGTGCATGCCTGTCTGATAAGCAGCAGTACCCGAGTTTCTTCAGAACAATCCCAAGTGACCAGTTCCAGGCTGACGCGCTGGCCAAGCTGGTCAAACACTTTGGCTGGACTTGGATAGGTGCTGTCCGGTCGGATTCATATTATGGCAATAATGGCATGGCGTCTTTCCTGGCCGCAGCACGCAGAGAGGGGATCTGTGTGGAATACTCTGAAGCTTTCTATCGGACCAACCCCCGTAGCAGGATCCAGAGAGTAGCTGATGTTGTCCGCAG GTCGACAGCTATGGTTGTTGTGGCATTTACATCACCTGCCGATCTGAAGATTCTGCTAGAGGAGCTTTCTCTTGAGCCTTTTTCACCTCGTGTGTGGATAGGCAGTGAGTCTTGGGTAACAGACCCAGACATGCTGAGGTTCAGCTTCTGTGCTGGAGCTATTGGATTTGGCATTGAGCAATCAGTCATCCCAGGTCTGAGAGACTTCTTGCTGGACCTCTCTCCCTCTAAAGTGGCTGCCTCTCCACTGCTCACTGAGTTCTGGGAGGATGTATTCAACTGCAGGCtgagaaaaa GTGCAGACACAAACGAAAGAGTGTGTGATGGAAGTGAAGACCTACAGACGTACAGACCGTACACTGACACATCTCAGATCCGGATCGCTAACATGGTATACAAGGCTGTTTATGCAATAGCACATGCCATTCATAATGCAGTGTGTCAGAAAAAGTCTACAATTCACTGTGAAAAATTCAGCAGGATAGAGTCTGAAGAG GTTCTCATGCAGTTGAAGAAAGTAAATTTTTCACAAAATGGCTATGATGTGTCATTTGATGCCAACGGGGATCCTGTGGCCACATATGAGCTGGTGAACTGGCAAAAAACTGAGAGTGGCAACATTGAGTTGGTGACAGTGGGACACTACGATGCATCACTGCCGGTGGGCCGGGAGTTCCGTATCAACAGGAACCTCACCTGGGTGGAGGGCAGCACACAA GTACCTGTGtcagtgtgctctgacagctgtcctCCAGGAACTCGTAAagtgctgcagaaaggaaaaccCATTTGCTGTTATGATTGTTTACCATGTCCTGAGGGAGAGATTACCAATGCTacag ATTCCCCTGATTGCTTCCCATGCCTCAAGGAGTTCTGGCCTAATGCAGAGAGGGACACGTGTCTCCCCAAGCCTGTAGAGTTTCTTTCCTTCAACGAGGTCCTAGGAATCATCCTGGCTGCATTCTCAGTTGGTGGTGCCTGTCTTGCCATTACAACAGCGGTTGTGTTCTATCGTCACAGGACATCCCCGATTGTCAGGGCCAACAACTCTGAGctgagcttcctgctgctcttctctctgACTCTTTGTTTCTTATgttcattaactttcattggAGCGCCCTCTGAGTGGTCCTGCATGCTGCGCCACACAGCATTTGGGATCACCTTTGTTCTCTGTATGTCTTGTGTTCTTGGAAAAACAATAGTGGTGTTAATGGCCTTCAGAGCTACACTCCCAGGAAGCAATGTGATGAAATGGTTTGGGCCCACACAGCAAAGAATGACTGTAGTGTCTTTAACGTTCATTCAAGTTATAATATGTACTATTTGGTTGGTTCTTAATCCTCCGTTCCCAATCAAAAACCTCACAACATACAAGGACAGGATCATCTTGGAGTGTGCATTAGGCTCAGCTGTTGGGTTCTGGGCTGTGCTCGGGTACATCGGCCTGCTGGCTGTCTTTTGCTTTGTGTTAGCTGTCCTGGCTCGGAAACTACCTGATAATTTTAATGAAGCCAAGCTGATCACCTTCAGCATGCTGATATTCTGTGCAGTGTGGATCACCTTTATCCCTGCATATGTCAGCTCTCCTGGGAAATTCACTGTGGCTGTGGAGATATTTGCCATTCTGGCCTCCAGTTTTGGACtaatattgtgtatatttgcCCCAAAGTGTTTCATCATATTGTTTAAGCCAGAGAAGAACACCAagaaacatttaatgaacaaaaatcAATCCTGA